The following are encoded together in the Triticum aestivum cultivar Chinese Spring unplaced genomic scaffold, IWGSC CS RefSeq v2.1 scaffold18133, whole genome shotgun sequence genome:
- the LOC123172424 gene encoding transcription initiation factor TFIID subunit 4-like has protein sequence MPPSARWLDCHGVRLLVTGIGRPVTVARATAVLVGRYVLCSSAHLLQPGRALFRPDDVLQPGTVYFLPPHSIFQAESSAVASNSRARAPSTRSCPATPSAAPAPRPRARPQSRPAPPPRAAPLVESMGRSSMQSASTMRHATVRTLA, from the coding sequence ATGCCACCGTCCGCGCGCTGGCTTGATTGCCATGGGGTGCGGCTTCTCGTCACGGGCATTGGGCGGCCCGTAACCGTCGCGCGCGCCACCGCTGTGCTCGTCGGCCGGTACGTGTTGTGCTCGTCAGCGCACCTGCTGCAGCCGGGCCGCGCGCTGTTCCGGCCGGACGACGTGCTGCAGCCGGGAACCGTCTATTTCCTGCCCCCGCACTCCATCTTCCAGGCTGAGTCCTCCGCCGTGGCATCGAACTCGCGGGCAAGGGCGCCGTCGACGCGCTCTTGCCCGGCGACGCCCAGCGCCGCACCAGCTCCGAGGCCGAGAGCCAGACCGcaaagccgccccgccccgccgccaagaGCTGCGCCGCTCGTCGAGTCCATGGGTCGCTCGTCCATGCAGAGCGCGTCCACCATGCGCCATGCCACCGTCCGCACGCT